The Fusarium fujikuroi IMI 58289 draft genome, chromosome FFUJ_chr12 genome includes a window with the following:
- a CDS encoding related to tol protein, producing the protein MASGDACCSHIWQVSIPVVREAIRDIAGDLGAQCSSIDLDAIRNGQEYKNVRLTSKRLSPCSLCRFFTTILFSDNATPVNQQSEVEFELLAKNPASTYLNIPSYSLETKAFDRSQVLRLSTLDYDSFQFAVSSLPNNSQDTEAVKFTILRLESDRIDFRKLKNWLAFCKSHHHKTCQTLPGYPHELSCLRVIECQTGAIIKAPEGSEFAALSYVWGHPQDNESSMARKDGFLPPQVLKTIGDAIQATIRLNLQYLWVDQYCINQKDEAELAEQVGIMDMVYNLATVTLIAASGKDAHFGLPGVGSTPRAPQPLIKLHGRAWVSSDPESLLVTKIKRSRWWTRAWTYQEGLFSRRRIFFTETEVYFECNDMCTQESVPFDLHDFRNEAHMEFTGIYRGGFTSRFDGSLDKHLLAISQR; encoded by the coding sequence atggcttcTGGAGATGCCTGTTGTTCTCATATATGGCAGGTCTCTATTCCCGTGGTTAGGGAAGCAATTCGTGACATAGCCGGCGACCTCGGCGCACAATGCTCTTCTATTGACCTTGACGCTATACGGAATGGGCAAGAGTATAAAAACGTACGACTTACAAGCAAACGATTATCGCCTTGCTCACTCTGCCGATTCTTTACTACCATTTTGTTTAGCGACAATGCCACACCTGTCAACCAACAAAGTGAAGTCGAGTTCGAACTTTTGGCCAAGAACCCAGCGAGCACTTATCTTAACATACCTTCGTATTCCCTTGAAACAAAGGCCTTTGACAGAAGCCAGGTGCTTCGTTTGAGCACTTTGGACTACGATTCGTTTCAGTTTGCAGTATCTTCTCTCCCAAACAACTCTCAAGACACCGAGGCGGTGAAATTCACTATTCTTCGTCTAGAGTCAGACAGGATTGACTTCCGAAAGCTGAAGAACTGGTTGGCATTCTGCAAGTCCCACCACCACAAAACTTGTCAGACCTTGCCAGGATATCCACATGAACTTTCATGCTTGAGAGTAATCGAGTGCCAGACTGGTGCAATCATAAAAGCCCCTGAGGGAAGTGAGTTTGCCGCTCTTAGCTATGTATGGGGACATCCACAAGACAATGAGTCAAGCATGGCCCGAAAGGATGGCTTTCTGCCACCTCAAGTGCTCAAGACCATTGGCGATGCTATTCAGGCGACTATCCGACTTAACCTTCAATATCTCTGGGTGGACCAATACTGCATCAATCAGAAGGATGAAGCTGAGCTAGCGGAACAAGTGGGCATTATGGACATGGTCTATAACCTTGCCACCGTTACGTTAATTGCGGCATCCGGTAAGGATGCTCATTTCGGTCTACCCGGAGTCGGCTCTACGCCGCGAGCCCCGCAGCCTCTGATAAAGTTACATGGACGCGCGTGGGTATCCTCTGATCCGGAGAGCCTACTGGtgaccaagatcaagagatCTAGATGGTGGACCAGGGCTTGGACGTACCAGGAAGGGCTCTTCTCCAGGCGTCGCATCTTCTTCACTGAAACCGAGGTCTACTTTGAGTGCAACGATATGTGTACGCAGGAGAGTGTACCCTTTGATCTCCATGATTTCAGAAACGAGGCCCATATGGAATTCACTGGTATATACCGTGGTGGCTTTACCTCCCGCTTCGATGGAAGCCTAGATAAACATCTCTTAGCCATCTCGCAACGATAA